The genome window GGCCAATCTGGTGTTCCTGCTGCTGCTCGTGGGCGGCGGCGTCGTCGTCCCGCTGGACAGGTTCCCGGACGCGGCGCAGAGCGTGCTCGGGCTGCTGCCGATCTCGGCGCTGTCGGACGGACTGCGGGACGTCCTCCGGCACGGCGCCGGCATGCCGTGGGCCGACCTCGGGATCCTCGCCGTGTGGGCGGTGCTGGGGCTGGGCGCGGCGGCGCGGTTCTTCCGCTGGGAGTAGGGCGGCCCGGAGGCACAGGGCGACCCCTCGTGAATGCGTGCACAAGCGGCGGCCTACGATGGTGCGCGTGCCGAAACCGACCCGCGACGACCTCGTCTCCGCTGTGCGCAACCCGCTCGCCTTCATCGCCGCCCGCTGGACCCCGGACCCGCGAACGGTCCGGCGCGCGGCTCTCGCCGCGCTCGTCATGGCGGTGGTCATCGTGGTGACCGGTGGTGCCGTACGGCTCACCGGGTCGGGCCTCGGCTGCCCGACCTGGCCCAAGTGCACCGACGACTCGCTGACGGCGACCCGGGCGATGGGTGTGCACGGTGCCATCGAGTTCGGCAACCGCATGCTGACGTACGTGCTGTGCGCGGCGGTCGGCTGGGCCATCGTCGCCGCGCGCTCCCAGAAGCCGTACCGGCGCGCCCTGACCCGGCTGGGCTGGACGCAGTTCTGGGTGGTCATGAGCAACGCGGTGCTCGGCGGCATCGTGGTCCTCGTGGGCCTGAACCCGTACACGGTGGCCGCGCACTTCATGCTCTCCACCGCGCTGATCGCGGTCGCCGCCGTGATGTGGCACCGCACCGGCGAGGGCGACACGGCGCCGCGTCCGCTGGTCGGCAAGGCGGTGCGGCAGCTGGTGTGGGTGCTGGTGGGCGTCACCCTGCTGCTGATCGCGGTGGGCACGGTCGTCACGGGCGCCGGTCCGCACGCCGGTGACTCCAGCGAGGTCGAGCGCATCCCGCTGAACTGGGAGAACGTCACCAAGCTGCACGCGGTCCTGGCCTGGATCGTGGTGACGCTGACCTTCGCCCTGTGGTTCGTCCTGAAGGCGGTCGACGCCCCACGCGACCCCCTGAACCGCACCCGCGACCTGTTCCTGGTCCTCCTCGCACAGGGTGTCATCGGCTACGTCCAGTACTTCACCGACCTCCCCGAGGTTCTGGTCGGCGCCCATATGTTCGGTTCCTGCCTGGTGTGGATCGCCACCCTGCGGGTGCTGCTGTCCCTGCGGGAGCGACCGGCCGACGAGGTCGACGTCCCCACCCCTACGGCGGCGGAGACACCGGTCGCCGCAAACGGCTGAGTCAGCCGTGGACCGCAACCAGGTCGTCGATCGCCGGGCCGAGGAACAGCCGGGTCAGCTCGCCCCGGTACGGCACTTCCTCGGCCCGTTCGCCGTAGCGGCGTCGGCGGATGTCCTCGACGACCTCGGTGGGGGCGCCCAGGGTGGGTAGCAGGTCCAGGGCCTCACTCTTGGAGATCAGGCGGCCGTCGCGCAGGGTGGCGGTGGCGCGGGCGAAGGTCAGCAGTCCGAGGTCGACCCAGACGTCCCGGTCCCACAGGTGGGCCCGGTCGACCACCGGGCGCCAGAACTCCCTCTGGTCGCGGACGACGAAGGCGTCCAGCTCGATGTCGGAGACCGGCGGCAGCAGCGCCTTCGGCGGTTCGCCGTGCAGGACCAGGCCGAAGGTGTGCAGTTCGCGCCGGGTGACCGGGGTGACCGTCCGCCGGAAGAGCCGCCCGTGCGCCCAGGTCAGATGCCCGCGCTCGGCGTCGGCCGCCGTGCCGGGCGTCAGATAGGTGCAGTGCAGGAGGGGTGCGAGCGGCTCGTGGCGCAGCCGGGCGTGCAGCCGGCCCGCGCGCCAGACGGTGCGGGTGGTGACCGGGCCGTCCAGGACGGCGATCAGATCCAGGTCGCTGCGGCCCTCCTGGTAGTCGCCCCCGCCCAGGGAACCGTGGGCCCAGACGGCGAGCGGGGCGAGTGCCCCCAGTTCGTCGAGGAAGCGTCCGACCAGGGCCTCGGTGGCGGCGCCCGCGTCGGGTAAGGGGGCGGTCGCGTCGCTGCGTGTCATGCGGCCAGTCTCTCCGGCTCACCCCAGCCCGTACACCCGCCGCGCGTTCCCCGCCGCGATCAGCCCCGCCACGCGCTGGGCGTCCGTCAGGGACCAGGCGCCCTCCGCCACCCAGGTGCCCAGCACCCGGGCCAGCGCCTCGCGGAACAGCCGGGCCCCGACGACGTGCAGCTCGGGCAGGCCGTGGGCGCCGCTGGAGAAGAGGAGCTTGCCGAAGGGGGCGAGTTCGAGGACCTCGGCGAGTACGGCGGTGGCGCGGGCGCCGGTGCGGACGAGTTCGGCGCCCAGGTCGGCGTAGACATGCGGGAAGACACCGGCGAGGTGGGCCGCGTGGCGGTGGTACGGGTAGCCGTGCAGCAGCACCAGATCGGTGCCGAGGCCCGCCGTGGAGCGGGCGAAGTCGGTGAGCAGGACGGGGTCGGTGGCGTCGATGCGCAGCCCGGGTTCGCCGAGGCCGGCGTGGAGTTGGAGCGGGCGCCCGGAGGCGACGGCGATCCACAGCAGATGGCGCAGCAGGACCGGGTCGGTGAGCGCCCCGCCGACCGGCCGGTGCGCGAGCCAGCGCCCCACCGCGCCCCGCACCTCCCCCGGACCGGGCGGCTCCGGCGCGAACGCCAGTCCGTGCCGTACGCCCGCGACCGAGGTGAAGGCGACGGCGTTCTCGGCGGCGGCGTGCATGGACTCGGCGAGATTGGCCAGGAACGACTCGACCGTGCCGGAGGTGTCGGCGACCTGTTCGGCGAGGAGTTCGAGGCGGACGATCTCATGGGCGTCCGCGTCCCCGGTGGAGGCCATCTCACGCGGTCCGGTGAGGTCACCCGGCAGTCCCGTGTCGACGAGATAGGTGGTGATGCCGCTGCCCCGGAGAAGTCTGCGGCCCGATTCCAGGACGCCCAGTTCGCGGCGGCGGGCGAGATAGCGGGCCGGTGGGCAGTGCGGTTCCAGGCCCAGCAGGGGCGGGCACCAGCGGCGTACGGCGAAGCCCGTCTGGGTGTCGAAGAAGGTGGTGCCGGGCGCGGGCGGGCCCTCGCTGCGGGCGAGGTGGGCCTCGAAGGTGCCGAGGCCCAGCTCCGTGCGCAGTACGCCGTGGCAGTACTGGTCCACGAGGGACGGCGTCTCGATCATCGGGCTCCCCGGGGCTGGACCTGTGAACTCCCACAGGTCCTAACGGGTGAGCCGGGCTCAGGTGTTGCTGTTGCTCGGGCCGCCGACCTGGATTCCGGCCATCCGCGACCACTCGTACGGGCCGGTCGTGACCTTGGCGGCGAACTCGCCGTCGAAGTCCTCGTGGACGGTGACGCCGGCCTTGGCCACGGCCGCCTCGGCGATCGCGTACGACGGGGCGACCAGGTCGCCCCAGCCGCCGTCCTCGCCGACCAGGACGATGCGGGCGCCCTGTTCGCCGATGTAGGCGACCTGGGCCTCGGCGCCGCGGTGCGCCTTCGCGAAGGCGCCGATCTGCTTGGCGAGCCGGGTCGCTCGGCGCTCGGCCTTCGCGGCGGCCTTGGTTGCCTTGGCCTCGTCTGCCTGCTTGGTGTCTGCCATGGGCAGGATGCTACCGATGGGTAGAGCGGGCGGCGATGGTGGGGTTTGTGGGCTTGGCCACTCGCCGTCGCGCGTTGTGGTGAGTGGGTGCGTTCGGGCCCGTCGTGGTTGCTCGCGCCCACGCGGCGGAGCCGCACATCGATACAGCCCCGCGTCCCTCAAGGCGCGCTCAGCGCAGGAAGGGGTCCACCGCCACCGCCACGAAGAGCAGCGAGACGTACGTGATCGACCAGTGGAACAGGCGCATTTCCTTGAGCTTGCCGCCCGTCGCGCCGTTCTTCGCGCGGGTCTGGAGGGCGTGGGCCTCCCAGAGCCACCAGCCGCCGGTGACCAGGGCGACCGAGGTGTAGAACCAGCCCGTGTAGCCGAGGGGGGTCAGCATCAGGGAGACGGCGACCATCACCCAGCTGTAGAGGACGATCTGCCGGGCGACCACCTTGTTGGAGGCGACCACCGGGAGCATCGGGACGCCGACGCGGGCGTAGTCCTCCTTCACCTTCATGGACAGGGGCCAGTAGTGCGGCGGGGTCCAGAAGAAGA of Streptomyces phaeolivaceus contains these proteins:
- a CDS encoding amidohydrolase family protein gives rise to the protein MIETPSLVDQYCHGVLRTELGLGTFEAHLARSEGPPAPGTTFFDTQTGFAVRRWCPPLLGLEPHCPPARYLARRRELGVLESGRRLLRGSGITTYLVDTGLPGDLTGPREMASTGDADAHEIVRLELLAEQVADTSGTVESFLANLAESMHAAAENAVAFTSVAGVRHGLAFAPEPPGPGEVRGAVGRWLAHRPVGGALTDPVLLRHLLWIAVASGRPLQLHAGLGEPGLRIDATDPVLLTDFARSTAGLGTDLVLLHGYPYHRHAAHLAGVFPHVYADLGAELVRTGARATAVLAEVLELAPFGKLLFSSGAHGLPELHVVGARLFREALARVLGTWVAEGAWSLTDAQRVAGLIAAGNARRVYGLG
- a CDS encoding COX15/CtaA family protein; this translates as MVRVPKPTRDDLVSAVRNPLAFIAARWTPDPRTVRRAALAALVMAVVIVVTGGAVRLTGSGLGCPTWPKCTDDSLTATRAMGVHGAIEFGNRMLTYVLCAAVGWAIVAARSQKPYRRALTRLGWTQFWVVMSNAVLGGIVVLVGLNPYTVAAHFMLSTALIAVAAVMWHRTGEGDTAPRPLVGKAVRQLVWVLVGVTLLLIAVGTVVTGAGPHAGDSSEVERIPLNWENVTKLHAVLAWIVVTLTFALWFVLKAVDAPRDPLNRTRDLFLVLLAQGVIGYVQYFTDLPEVLVGAHMFGSCLVWIATLRVLLSLRERPADEVDVPTPTAAETPVAANG
- a CDS encoding nucleotidyltransferase, which gives rise to MTRSDATAPLPDAGAATEALVGRFLDELGALAPLAVWAHGSLGGGDYQEGRSDLDLIAVLDGPVTTRTVWRAGRLHARLRHEPLAPLLHCTYLTPGTAADAERGHLTWAHGRLFRRTVTPVTRRELHTFGLVLHGEPPKALLPPVSDIELDAFVVRDQREFWRPVVDRAHLWDRDVWVDLGLLTFARATATLRDGRLISKSEALDLLPTLGAPTEVVEDIRRRRYGERAEEVPYRGELTRLFLGPAIDDLVAVHG